In Lactobacillus sp. PV012, one genomic interval encodes:
- a CDS encoding SH3-like domain-containing protein, with amino-acid sequence MKKLSKLFLTSAVILGIGSIGLAKTSQLTQAQSLVTKQPGTKNYGIYSKINAKGVSHKVASTSQFKVGHYQSNTSKKTRSGRYWYVYVDGHTVGWVNEKFFVRNKISVAKSVSLVKNEYGKFDTIDAINYVTDSHGTVINPTKVHTSARVISSAKAGNTQVNYTYGKAHASVNVVVRNDREEGISSANIVPKAGPKAISIKSGHRSNFNIATKATKLNNNGTKLSTLFFEPSTLSLRGSWLTQVGPIPEGLTVSNGWSTVSMLADSSDQRGHLVAYKNNEMSKFNTQKLTSLSLGSFKKLAANIKVSPYIRLGHAQSLGSTANYIYVIANDNKQSNSENSEEILQIRKSDMQIEKIWSFKIWNGSASGKRYIHNAVMVNDHTMYALFHNGGYHRYEYWKVTRVGDTWTPVEVGATQSDFVNGSPVQGFTYDANKKRFYIAYNDHIFKVKEDGEYLGKSSFNTNREIEGISVSGSKLYVQMAQRSEILSGSIK; translated from the coding sequence ATGAAAAAATTATCTAAATTATTTTTAACTTCTGCTGTAATACTAGGGATAGGAAGTATTGGTTTAGCTAAAACAAGCCAGTTAACTCAGGCACAGAGTCTTGTAACTAAGCAACCTGGGACAAAGAATTATGGTATTTATAGTAAGATTAATGCAAAAGGTGTATCTCATAAAGTGGCTTCAACTAGTCAATTTAAGGTGGGCCACTATCAATCAAACACGTCTAAGAAGACCCGTTCAGGTAGGTATTGGTATGTTTATGTAGATGGCCATACTGTAGGCTGGGTAAATGAAAAATTCTTCGTAAGAAATAAAATTTCGGTAGCTAAATCTGTTAGTTTAGTAAAGAATGAGTACGGAAAGTTTGATACTATAGATGCGATTAATTATGTGACAGATAGTCATGGAACAGTGATAAATCCAACTAAGGTCCATACTTCTGCCAGAGTGATTTCCTCTGCAAAAGCAGGAAACACGCAAGTAAACTATACTTATGGCAAGGCTCATGCTAGTGTAAATGTGGTAGTGCGTAATGATAGGGAAGAAGGCATAAGCTCTGCAAATATAGTGCCTAAGGCAGGTCCTAAGGCAATTTCGATTAAGTCAGGGCATAGGAGTAATTTTAATATTGCTACAAAAGCAACAAAATTAAATAATAATGGCACCAAACTAAGTACATTGTTTTTCGAGCCTTCAACTTTAAGTTTACGTGGCAGTTGGCTTACCCAAGTAGGTCCTATTCCAGAAGGACTGACAGTTTCTAATGGGTGGTCTACGGTTTCCATGTTAGCTGACTCAAGTGATCAAAGGGGTCATTTAGTGGCTTATAAAAATAATGAAATGAGTAAATTTAATACTCAAAAATTAACTAGTTTAAGTTTAGGAAGTTTTAAAAAATTAGCTGCTAATATTAAAGTAAGTCCTTATATTCGTTTAGGTCATGCTCAATCTTTAGGATCAACTGCAAATTATATTTATGTAATAGCTAATGATAATAAACAATCTAATTCAGAAAATTCGGAAGAGATTTTGCAAATTAGAAAAAGTGATATGCAAATTGAAAAGATTTGGAGCTTTAAAATCTGGAATGGCTCAGCTTCTGGAAAACGGTACATTCACAATGCGGTGATGGTAAACGATCATACAATGTACGCACTTTTCCATAATGGAGGCTATCATCGCTATGAGTATTGGAAAGTGACTAGAGTTGGTGATACTTGGACTCCAGTAGAAGTTGGGGCAACACAATCTGATTTCGTAAATGGAAGTCCTGTCCAAGGTTTTACTTATGATGCAAATAAGAAGAGATTCTATATTGCATATAACGATCATATTTTTAAAGTAAAAGAAGATGGAGAATATTTAGGAAAGAGTAGCTTTAATACAAATCGTGAAATTGAGGGAATATCAGTAAGTGGCAGTAAATTATATGTCCAAATGGCTCAACGTTCTGAAATTTTAAGCGGTTCAATTAAATAA
- a CDS encoding glycosyltransferase family 2 protein produces MKKLSIIVPCYNEEESIPLFYTAVQNVVLNKMKEVWVDYYFINDGSRDQTLEQLRKLYQKNPEHVHYLSFSRNFGKEAALYAGLEASDGNYVVVMDVDLQDPPEFLPEMYKLLQTGEYDCVGTRRVDRTGEAKIKSFFSNQFYKFINHVSDTKIVPGARDYRMMTRQMVDAVLSMQEYNRFSKGIFSWVGFKTKYLDYHNRERVAGTSDWSTWKLFKYAFDGISDFSEMPLNLAVWLGLGSFILAVIAMIIIIIRKIIEPSTSVFGWASLVSIILLIGGIQLLCLGIIGKYIGKIFLQVKKRPIYIVKEKSNDNRDVVK; encoded by the coding sequence ATGAAAAAATTATCCATTATAGTTCCTTGCTATAACGAAGAAGAGAGTATCCCTTTATTTTATACAGCTGTGCAAAATGTTGTGTTAAATAAGATGAAAGAAGTTTGGGTAGATTACTACTTTATAAATGATGGATCAAGGGATCAAACCTTGGAACAACTGCGTAAACTTTATCAAAAAAATCCAGAGCATGTTCATTATTTATCTTTTTCGCGAAATTTTGGTAAAGAAGCAGCTTTATACGCTGGATTAGAAGCAAGTGATGGTAATTACGTGGTTGTAATGGATGTAGATTTACAAGACCCACCTGAATTTTTACCAGAAATGTATAAGTTACTTCAGACTGGAGAGTATGATTGTGTAGGAACTCGACGCGTTGATCGAACAGGTGAGGCTAAAATAAAGTCCTTCTTTAGTAACCAATTCTATAAGTTTATTAATCATGTTTCAGACACTAAAATTGTTCCAGGAGCACGAGATTATAGGATGATGACTAGACAGATGGTTGATGCTGTTTTATCAATGCAAGAATATAATCGCTTTTCTAAGGGGATTTTTAGTTGGGTAGGTTTTAAAACAAAATATCTAGATTATCATAATCGGGAACGAGTAGCTGGTACTAGTGATTGGAGTACTTGGAAATTATTTAAATATGCGTTTGATGGAATATCAGATTTTTCAGAGATGCCGCTAAATTTAGCAGTTTGGCTAGGACTAGGATCTTTTATATTAGCAGTAATTGCGATGATTATTATAATAATAAGAAAAATTATTGAACCTAGTACCTCTGTATTTGGTTGGGCGTCATTAGTTTCAATTATTTTGTTAATCGGGGGTATTCAATTACTATGTTTAGGAATAATTGGAAAATATATTGGAAAGATATTTTTACAGGTAAAGAAAAGACCAATTTATATTGTTAAGGAAAAAAGTAATGATAATAGAGATGTGGTAAAATAG
- a CDS encoding 6-pyruvoyl-tetrahydropterin synthase-related protein yields the protein MKEKLKEKFQDDWPYLVIIIATYLMIQGQLNTRGFVLNIDTWFHYNRFYDISKQIRTGNYSYFQMNYGFSQSGRIINAFYGPLFAYIMGLLVLITGTWFRFQIVSYFLICLLGGSGMYILVKKVGANKLWSLILALLYINISPLQTWFDHTNLSGWGSAIAPFVFIEAVNMIRDKKRPIHWIGLMLGMTALLQTHLLSSLMVTLALIPFAITGFILTPQKKQMILNLTKAIVGTICLTANVWGALLTVSVKNKLATIRTHNLVSNMVEVSTSENIRDAILVGVVIIFLVQLLYVLFNWKKSILNDVVTLTGVFFLYISSSLFPWQLIQRIFPILRSYLQFPFRFLLIADILLILGIGISVSQINWKEKQPLYYGVLGCIAIVLVESCNLSYNRLWQAANNNYTPLYKIVSKKYYTTTSEYAQRKYIKYLQGVNSDSEAYGMKYYPKGYHYIKSFTSDSFFYRNTNDFWSLKQAVFTKKRKENLFNLVIKVNPDYLPVKNSKISYHQVNYAFEKEVIDQEDKFKKTPLKDGALKIQWIGKKEGQRQLPIVMYKQSQLVVNNKKVTPLHYSLIKSPTIFQKKGYNTAILKFIWPTSFKILFGISIISWLGLIIYGIESVIRKFKEAKKE from the coding sequence ATGAAGGAAAAATTAAAGGAGAAGTTCCAAGATGATTGGCCTTATTTGGTTATAATTATTGCCACATATTTAATGATTCAAGGTCAATTAAATACTAGAGGTTTTGTGTTAAATATTGATACCTGGTTTCACTACAATCGGTTTTATGATATTAGCAAACAGATACGGACAGGAAACTATAGCTATTTTCAAATGAATTATGGCTTTAGTCAAAGTGGAAGAATTATTAATGCATTTTACGGCCCTTTATTTGCTTATATAATGGGGTTGCTTGTCTTAATAACCGGCACATGGTTTAGATTTCAAATTGTATCCTACTTTTTAATCTGCCTTCTTGGTGGTAGTGGAATGTATATTTTAGTTAAAAAAGTAGGGGCTAATAAACTTTGGAGCTTAATTTTAGCACTTTTATACATTAATATAAGTCCATTGCAAACATGGTTTGATCATACTAATTTATCTGGGTGGGGAAGTGCAATTGCACCATTTGTTTTTATTGAAGCAGTTAATATGATTCGAGATAAAAAAAGGCCAATTCACTGGATTGGGCTAATGCTCGGAATGACGGCTCTTCTGCAGACTCATTTGCTTTCTTCTTTGATGGTAACACTTGCTTTAATTCCATTTGCAATTACTGGATTCATTCTTACTCCCCAAAAAAAGCAGATGATTTTAAATTTAACTAAGGCTATAGTTGGGACAATTTGCTTAACTGCTAATGTTTGGGGAGCCCTATTAACTGTCTCTGTTAAAAATAAATTAGCAACCATTAGAACTCATAATCTTGTAAGTAATATGGTAGAAGTGAGTACATCTGAAAATATTCGCGATGCCATCTTGGTTGGAGTGGTTATAATTTTTTTGGTGCAATTACTTTATGTTTTATTTAATTGGAAAAAATCAATTTTAAATGATGTAGTTACCTTAACAGGAGTTTTTTTCCTGTATATAAGTAGTAGCTTATTTCCTTGGCAGTTAATCCAAAGGATATTTCCAATTTTAAGAAGTTATTTGCAATTTCCTTTTCGCTTTTTATTAATAGCAGATATACTATTGATTTTAGGAATAGGAATATCAGTAAGCCAGATAAATTGGAAAGAAAAACAACCACTTTATTATGGAGTGTTAGGTTGTATAGCAATTGTATTGGTGGAAAGCTGTAATTTAAGTTATAATCGCTTGTGGCAAGCAGCAAATAACAATTATACTCCACTTTACAAAATAGTAAGTAAAAAATACTATACGACAACCAGTGAATACGCTCAAAGAAAATATATTAAGTATTTACAAGGTGTAAATTCTGATTCAGAGGCTTATGGAATGAAATATTATCCTAAAGGCTATCATTATATTAAGAGTTTTACATCAGACAGTTTCTTTTATCGTAATACCAATGACTTTTGGAGTTTAAAACAAGCAGTTTTTACTAAAAAGAGAAAAGAAAATTTATTTAATTTAGTTATTAAAGTCAATCCAGATTATTTACCAGTGAAGAATTCTAAGATAAGTTATCATCAAGTAAATTATGCTTTTGAAAAAGAAGTAATCGATCAAGAAGATAAATTCAAAAAAACGCCGTTAAAAGATGGAGCCTTAAAGATTCAATGGATTGGTAAAAAGGAAGGACAACGTCAGCTTCCAATTGTAATGTATAAGCAATCTCAATTAGTTGTAAATAATAAAAAGGTGACGCCATTACACTATAGCTTAATTAAGAGTCCTACTATCTTTCAAAAAAAAGGATATAATACAGCCATTTTAAAGTTTATTTGGCCAACAAGTTTTAAAATTTTATTTGGGATTAGTATAATAAGTTGGTTAGGATTAATAATTTATGGGATTGAGAGCGTAATTAGAAAATTTAAAGAGGCTAAAAAAGAATGA
- a CDS encoding GtrA family protein has product MENKLGEIIHQEAFIQLIKYGLIGVLGLVVDFGIFSILTIFLHWNPEVANFISSTCGLINNFFWNSYANFKVHNHLLRRFIEYYLIGQITTLFTTGCLFIFVNQLHQNQMIVKIIATLVATLIQFIVNKLITFKK; this is encoded by the coding sequence ATGGAAAATAAGTTAGGTGAAATTATTCATCAAGAAGCATTTATCCAATTAATAAAGTATGGCTTAATTGGAGTATTAGGATTAGTAGTCGATTTTGGAATTTTTTCTATTTTAACAATTTTTTTGCATTGGAATCCCGAAGTTGCAAATTTTATTTCTTCAACTTGTGGATTAATTAATAACTTTTTTTGGAATAGTTATGCTAACTTTAAAGTGCATAATCATTTACTGAGAAGATTTATAGAGTATTATTTAATTGGACAGATAACTACTTTGTTTACTACAGGGTGTTTATTTATTTTTGTAAATCAGCTTCATCAAAATCAAATGATAGTAAAAATTATTGCAACTTTAGTTGCTACCCTTATTCAATTTATTGTAAATAAATTGATTACTTTCAAGAAATAA
- a CDS encoding GW dipeptide domain-containing protein, producing MKYIKKQRTMVLGSFLSAAALSMVLLSNPVKADSVSSSQVSQTTTTQTDNNQDKEPTQTDNTKSESQTSQNNSESTSQATQDQTTNSDKKVGAVQDTDPANNEETTDLTNEDEEDIYTNNLKSVQNAVAKLDKQNKAANKAIEAAKKQKKVATSSKNTPKKTTTVSKQDEVKDTTFNRHVTFQAAVVKKAGSKNYNVYKSISNTGKLGKKVGNGIDYANNHIEATEVYQATKYRYWLIYVDGVRTGWVNENFFARNKIEVPKVVSLVKNPDTSFYTPYALSYATDEYGNVVGNWNVKVSTQNVDTTKAGTKKVTYSVGKKAKATVTFKIRKSDKEGIAEANAEVKPGTNNLKSWRTHYGHSENYVDYTTYAPESTSHTYKTNGLTFTTKFYQPLYLNQQPDINTPQVNAVGHIPEGMVMSEGWLYTSLLAHSNSTSGHIVAYNLNALKDPYASQNLSSLTAKSFTNYVKNMKVSPYIYTGHGQGMGASDKYIYVVANEHGRYNPADSETLLQINKSDLTVNKIWTFKAWVGDSSNPRYFHNAVIVDDNTMYALYHNTKDKTYEYWMFKRTGSNWYPTEVGATGGNFVSGNAPVQGFAYDSKHKNFYIAFNDLIVKVGQDGTYKEAYTFETGREIEGISISNNRLYVNLAQRPELLESSELTD from the coding sequence GTGAAGTATATCAAAAAGCAAAGGACAATGGTATTAGGATCATTTTTATCAGCAGCTGCTTTAAGTATGGTTTTACTTTCAAATCCAGTAAAAGCTGATAGTGTATCTTCATCACAAGTGTCCCAAACTACAACAACTCAAACTGATAATAACCAAGATAAAGAACCAACACAAACTGATAATACAAAATCTGAATCTCAAACTAGCCAAAATAATTCAGAAAGTACCTCTCAAGCTACTCAAGATCAGACAACGAATTCTGATAAAAAAGTAGGCGCAGTTCAAGATACTGATCCTGCTAATAATGAAGAAACTACAGATTTAACTAATGAAGACGAAGAAGATATTTATACAAATAACCTTAAATCTGTTCAAAATGCGGTAGCAAAACTAGATAAACAAAATAAAGCTGCTAATAAAGCTATTGAAGCTGCTAAAAAGCAAAAAAAGGTTGCTACATCATCTAAAAATACCCCTAAAAAAACAACTACTGTAAGTAAGCAAGACGAAGTTAAAGACACAACATTTAATCGCCATGTTACTTTTCAAGCAGCAGTTGTAAAAAAGGCTGGTAGTAAAAATTACAATGTTTACAAATCAATTAGTAATACTGGTAAATTAGGTAAAAAAGTTGGTAACGGAATTGATTATGCTAACAATCATATTGAAGCTACAGAAGTTTATCAAGCTACTAAGTACCGTTACTGGTTAATATATGTTGATGGGGTACGTACTGGCTGGGTAAATGAAAACTTTTTTGCTCGTAATAAGATTGAAGTTCCTAAGGTTGTTAGTTTAGTCAAAAATCCAGATACTAGTTTTTATACTCCATATGCACTATCTTATGCGACTGATGAGTATGGAAATGTTGTAGGAAATTGGAATGTTAAAGTATCAACTCAAAATGTAGATACTACTAAGGCTGGTACTAAAAAGGTTACCTATAGCGTTGGTAAAAAAGCAAAAGCTACAGTAACTTTCAAAATTAGAAAAAGTGATAAAGAAGGTATTGCTGAAGCTAATGCTGAAGTAAAACCAGGTACTAATAACTTAAAGAGTTGGCGCACGCACTATGGTCACTCAGAAAATTATGTAGATTATACAACTTATGCTCCAGAAAGTACCAGTCATACTTATAAAACTAATGGTTTAACTTTTACAACTAAGTTTTATCAACCATTATATTTAAATCAACAACCAGATATAAATACTCCACAAGTTAACGCAGTGGGCCATATTCCAGAAGGAATGGTAATGAGTGAGGGTTGGCTCTATACTAGTTTGCTTGCACACAGTAACTCAACTTCTGGTCATATTGTGGCTTATAATTTAAATGCTTTAAAGGATCCATATGCTAGTCAAAATCTTTCAAGTTTAACTGCTAAGAGTTTTACAAACTATGTTAAAAATATGAAAGTTAGTCCGTATATTTATACTGGACATGGACAAGGAATGGGAGCAAGTGACAAGTATATTTATGTTGTAGCTAACGAACATGGCCGCTACAATCCTGCTGACTCAGAAACTTTACTCCAAATCAATAAGAGTGATTTAACAGTTAATAAGATTTGGACGTTTAAGGCTTGGGTTGGAGATAGCAGCAATCCACGTTACTTCCACAATGCAGTTATTGTAGATGACAATACTATGTATGCTCTCTACCACAATACTAAAGATAAGACTTATGAGTACTGGATGTTTAAACGAACAGGTTCTAATTGGTATCCAACAGAGGTCGGAGCTACCGGTGGAAATTTTGTAAGTGGAAATGCACCAGTACAAGGATTTGCTTATGACAGTAAGCACAAAAACTTCTATATTGCCTTCAATGATTTAATTGTTAAAGTTGGTCAAGATGGCACTTATAAAGAAGCGTATACTTTTGAAACGGGTCGTGAAATTGAAGGAATCTCAATTTCTAATAATCGTCTTTATGTCAATTTGGCACAACGTCCTGAATTACTCGAAAGTTCAGAATTAACTGATTAA
- the clpP gene encoding ATP-dependent Clp endopeptidase proteolytic subunit ClpP, giving the protein MLVPTVIEQTARGERAYDIYSRLLKDRIIMLSGEINDQMANSIIAQLLFLDAQDNTKDISLYINSPGGVITSGLAIMDTMNFIKSDVSTIAIGMAASMASILLTAGTKGKRFALPNSTVLIHQPLGGAQGQQTDIQIAAEEILKSRKKLNQILHETTGQPLDKILKDTERDNYLTAEEAKDYGLIDEILVNKKN; this is encoded by the coding sequence ATGCTTGTACCTACAGTTATTGAACAAACCGCACGTGGAGAACGTGCTTATGATATTTATTCACGACTTTTAAAAGACAGAATTATTATGCTTAGTGGTGAAATTAATGACCAAATGGCTAATTCTATCATTGCACAACTTTTATTCTTAGATGCGCAAGATAACACAAAAGATATTTCATTATACATTAACTCACCAGGTGGTGTAATTACTTCTGGTCTTGCAATTATGGATACTATGAATTTCATCAAATCAGATGTTTCAACCATTGCAATCGGAATGGCTGCTTCAATGGCATCTATTCTTTTGACTGCTGGAACTAAGGGTAAACGTTTTGCTTTACCAAACTCCACAGTTTTAATTCACCAACCATTAGGTGGTGCTCAAGGTCAACAAACTGATATCCAAATTGCTGCCGAAGAAATCTTAAAGAGTCGTAAGAAATTAAACCAAATTTTACATGAAACTACTGGTCAACCTTTAGATAAAATTCTTAAGGATACCGAACGTGATAATTATCTTACTGCTGAAGAAGCAAAAGATTATGGTTTAATTGACGAAATTTTAGTAAACAAGAAAAACTAG
- the whiA gene encoding DNA-binding protein WhiA, whose amino-acid sequence MGSYASDVKKELTSLPVHPEHAKAELAAFLRMNGILSVHNRQFSLDITTENPAIARRIFSLIKTAYGIEPLLIVSKKMKLKKNYQYLVRLQKMVNEILKDLDIIDEEHGFITGVPEKIKESRQRAMSYLRGAFLASGSINNPETSRYHLEIYSLYENHNDDLLRLINSYFHLNAKKTKRRNGYIVYLKEAEKIGDFLHIVGAVNAMLNFEDLRIMRDMRNSVNRLVNCDTANLKKTANAAAKQVEDIEVLEQTVGLDSLPEKLSILARFRLDNPELSLKEVAAQVPDGPISKSGVNHRFQKLHSMAEKIRNE is encoded by the coding sequence ATGGGATCATATGCAAGTGATGTAAAAAAAGAATTAACAAGTTTGCCTGTGCACCCAGAGCATGCTAAAGCAGAATTAGCCGCTTTTTTGCGAATGAATGGAATATTAAGTGTCCACAATCGTCAATTTAGTTTAGATATCACCACAGAAAATCCTGCTATAGCACGGAGAATTTTTTCGTTGATTAAAACTGCGTATGGAATTGAACCACTATTAATTGTCTCTAAAAAGATGAAACTAAAGAAAAACTATCAATATTTGGTTCGGCTTCAAAAAATGGTAAATGAAATTTTAAAAGATCTAGATATTATTGATGAAGAACATGGTTTTATTACTGGAGTTCCAGAAAAAATAAAAGAATCCCGCCAAAGAGCAATGTCATATTTACGCGGGGCGTTTTTAGCTTCAGGAAGTATTAATAATCCAGAAACAAGTCGGTATCACCTAGAGATTTATTCATTATATGAAAATCATAACGATGATTTATTGAGATTGATTAATAGCTATTTTCATTTAAATGCAAAGAAGACAAAAAGACGTAATGGCTATATTGTTTACTTAAAAGAAGCAGAAAAAATAGGAGATTTTCTTCATATTGTTGGTGCAGTCAATGCAATGTTAAATTTTGAAGATTTACGCATTATGCGTGATATGCGTAATTCTGTTAATCGTTTGGTAAATTGTGATACAGCAAATCTCAAAAAGACAGCTAATGCGGCAGCTAAGCAAGTTGAAGATATAGAAGTTTTAGAACAAACAGTTGGATTAGATAGTTTACCTGAAAAATTATCAATTTTGGCTCGTTTTCGATTAGATAATCCAGAACTCTCATTAAAAGAAGTAGCTGCGCAGGTTCCGGATGGACCAATTTCAAAATCGGGAGTTAACCATCGTTTTCAGAAACTTCATTCGATGGCTGAAAAAATTAGAAATGAGTAA
- a CDS encoding gluconeogenesis factor YvcK family protein codes for MAWEKHRIVRVIKGRRPKIAVIGGGTGLPVILNALKERNADITAIVTVADDGGSSGVIRDYINVVPPGDIRNVLVSLSDLPKEEKDIFQYRFNSSDSFFAGHAIGNLIIAALDEMKGNIFDAVQGLSKMMQVDGHIFPASNEPLTLNAEFIDGSTEVGETEITSKNKRIKRVWVTDSHAKEPEAVLPVVAAIMEADAVVLGPGSLFTSILPNLMIPNLAQAIRKTKAEVIYICNIMTQRGETDNFTSAEHVKVLNDHLGGHYIDTALVNGAKIDMTKFHPEDYDEYLVPVKNDFQGLKKQGCRVITSDFIDQRSGLVFHDGKKVADEILNLAFEAFARRQREK; via the coding sequence ATGGCCTGGGAAAAGCATAGAATTGTGCGTGTGATAAAAGGTCGTCGCCCCAAAATTGCTGTGATTGGTGGAGGAACGGGACTTCCAGTTATTTTAAATGCTTTAAAAGAAAGAAATGCGGATATAACAGCGATAGTTACTGTGGCAGATGATGGTGGATCATCTGGTGTAATTAGAGATTATATTAATGTAGTCCCACCAGGTGATATTAGAAATGTATTAGTTTCCTTATCTGATTTACCAAAAGAGGAAAAAGATATTTTTCAATATCGTTTTAATTCATCTGACTCATTTTTTGCAGGGCACGCAATAGGTAATTTGATTATTGCAGCGCTGGATGAAATGAAAGGAAATATTTTTGATGCTGTTCAAGGATTATCAAAAATGATGCAAGTAGATGGTCATATTTTCCCTGCTTCAAATGAACCTTTAACTTTAAATGCAGAATTTATTGATGGTTCAACAGAAGTTGGTGAAACTGAAATCACTTCAAAGAATAAAAGAATTAAGAGAGTCTGGGTAACAGATAGTCATGCTAAGGAACCAGAAGCAGTTTTACCAGTAGTAGCAGCTATTATGGAAGCAGATGCAGTAGTATTGGGTCCTGGAAGCCTATTTACTTCTATTTTGCCAAATTTAATGATTCCCAACTTAGCACAGGCAATTCGAAAAACGAAAGCAGAAGTAATTTATATTTGTAATATCATGACTCAACGTGGTGAAACAGATAATTTTACTTCGGCTGAGCATGTAAAAGTTTTAAATGATCATTTAGGTGGTCATTATATTGATACAGCCTTGGTTAATGGGGCAAAAATTGATATGACTAAATTTCATCCTGAGGATTACGATGAGTATCTTGTCCCTGTTAAAAATGATTTTCAGGGATTGAAAAAACAAGGATGTCGTGTAATAACCTCTGATTTTATTGATCAAAGAAGTGGATTAGTTTTTCATGATGGCAAAAAAGTAGCAGATGAAATTTTAAACTTGGCCTTTGAAGCCTTTGCACGGAGGCAGAGAGAAAAATAA
- the rapZ gene encoding RNase adapter RapZ, whose translation MSDKKKQLLIVTGMSGAGKTVAIKSLEDMGYFVVDNLPPELLGSFWELINNSNDFNKVAVVIDLRVKSFYKDLVDEVNSLEDSQNVQSTIVFLDASDDALVARYKETRRLPPLAQKGRLLDGIQEERGILNGIKNVSNLIIDTSDLTPKQLRTKLEEEFNESQNDSFTIEVMSFGFKYGMPIDADIVMDVRFLPNPFYIPQLKPFTGLDRRVFDYVMSKQETQVFYEKFLDMLKVAIPGYIKEGKKKLTIAIGCTGGQHRSVSIARQLALDLAKKYDVDISHREINRYLHN comes from the coding sequence ATGTCTGATAAAAAGAAACAACTATTAATTGTGACAGGAATGAGTGGCGCAGGAAAAACTGTAGCTATTAAATCACTTGAAGACATGGGGTATTTTGTCGTAGATAATTTACCTCCAGAACTATTAGGTAGTTTTTGGGAATTAATCAATAATTCAAACGATTTTAATAAAGTCGCTGTTGTAATTGATTTAAGAGTAAAAAGCTTTTATAAGGACTTAGTAGATGAAGTTAATTCATTGGAAGACAGTCAAAATGTTCAATCTACCATTGTTTTCCTTGACGCATCTGATGATGCGCTTGTGGCACGTTATAAAGAAACAAGACGTTTGCCACCTTTAGCCCAAAAGGGTCGCTTGTTAGATGGAATCCAGGAAGAAAGAGGCATTTTGAATGGAATAAAGAATGTTTCAAATTTAATAATTGATACTTCAGATCTAACACCTAAACAATTGAGGACTAAGCTAGAAGAAGAGTTTAATGAAAGCCAAAACGATAGTTTTACGATTGAAGTAATGAGTTTTGGCTTTAAATATGGGATGCCAATTGATGCAGATATTGTAATGGATGTGCGTTTTTTGCCTAATCCTTTTTATATTCCTCAATTAAAGCCTTTTACAGGGTTAGATCGGCGAGTATTTGATTATGTAATGAGTAAGCAAGAGACTCAAGTTTTTTATGAAAAATTTCTTGATATGCTTAAAGTAGCCATTCCAGGATATATTAAAGAAGGAAAAAAGAAACTAACAATTGCGATTGGTTGTACTGGTGGTCAACATAGAAGCGTCTCAATTGCTAGACAATTAGCGCTTGATTTAGCTAAAAAATATGATGTGGACATTTCTCACCGCGAAATTAATCGGTATTTACATAATTAG
- a CDS encoding HdeD family acid-resistance protein, producing the protein MNNFSSSERPRGFDWGAFVAGILLVIASFLLLRYPGKGLTAFVFVFGILSILQGIMWISAYARFREFFSRSWVTLISGILDIIVGILFLFFNEIGGLSLAILFAIWFLADSIIGIIFSWHLRGYSNGYFILSLVLGIISLVIAIVLLFNPLLAAITLVYLVAFWLMVFGFNEIFVAFMHR; encoded by the coding sequence ATGAATAATTTTTCTAGTAGTGAGCGTCCACGTGGATTTGATTGGGGCGCATTTGTTGCAGGTATCTTATTAGTAATTGCTTCATTTTTACTTTTAAGATATCCAGGTAAAGGATTAACAGCCTTTGTATTTGTTTTTGGAATTTTATCTATTTTACAAGGAATTATGTGGATTTCTGCCTATGCGAGATTTCGTGAATTTTTCTCTCGTAGCTGGGTAACTTTAATTTCAGGAATTCTAGATATAATTGTTGGAATTTTATTTCTCTTTTTCAACGAAATTGGTGGCTTAAGCTTAGCAATTCTATTTGCAATTTGGTTTTTAGCAGATTCAATTATAGGCATCATCTTTTCATGGCACTTAAGAGGTTATTCAAATGGTTACTTTATCTTAAGTTTAGTTTTAGGAATCATTAGTTTAGTGATCGCAATTGTGTTACTTTTTAATCCATTACTTGCTGCTATTACTTTGGTATATTTAGTAGCATTCTGGCTAATGGTATTTGGATTTAACGAAATTTTTGTAGCATTTATGCATCGTTAA